A region of Streptomyces sp. WMMC500 DNA encodes the following proteins:
- a CDS encoding amidohydrolase family protein — translation MKTLLSGGTVVSMDPSVGDLDHGDVLVEDGVITAVGEHIDAPDADVVDARDRIVLPGFVDNHRHTWQTAFRGVGADWTFPQWAAAMHGTVKAHYTPEDVYVTTLLGRLEALHSGITTMLDWYHVAQDHAHEDAAVAALRDAPARSVFCLGARWATADPVDDDIRRVRADVTDHGLVTMAFGLRGADDTGLDTLAGELKLADELALRTSLHTGSDGTSRPIADMHRHGLLRDTTTFVHGNGLGDDELRMIADAGGWLSVSPDVELKMGFGAPMTGRALAAGLRPTLSIDVVPSVAGDMFAAMRAALAAQRGLDGTLNARDLIASATLDAAASCGLDSRTGSITPGKEADLILLRTDDVTVFPVTDPAGSLVSAGHPGLVDTVLVAGRVVKRDGALVGVDLPALRARLLASRDRIAQAAGVPLDGTWNPRP, via the coding sequence ATGAAGACGCTGCTCAGCGGCGGCACCGTGGTCAGCATGGACCCGTCCGTCGGCGACCTCGACCACGGTGACGTCCTCGTCGAGGACGGCGTGATCACCGCCGTCGGGGAGCACATCGACGCACCCGACGCCGACGTGGTCGACGCCCGTGACCGGATCGTCCTGCCCGGCTTCGTCGACAACCACCGGCACACCTGGCAGACCGCGTTCCGCGGCGTCGGCGCGGACTGGACCTTCCCGCAGTGGGCCGCCGCCATGCACGGCACCGTCAAAGCCCACTACACCCCCGAGGACGTCTACGTCACCACCCTGCTGGGCCGACTGGAAGCCCTGCACTCCGGCATCACCACCATGCTGGACTGGTACCACGTCGCCCAGGACCACGCCCACGAGGACGCCGCCGTCGCCGCCCTGCGCGACGCCCCCGCACGTTCGGTCTTCTGCCTCGGCGCCCGGTGGGCCACCGCAGACCCCGTCGACGACGACATCCGCCGCGTCCGCGCCGACGTGACCGACCACGGGCTGGTCACCATGGCCTTCGGCCTGCGCGGCGCCGACGACACCGGCCTCGACACCCTCGCCGGGGAACTGAAGCTGGCCGACGAACTCGCCCTGCGCACCAGCCTGCACACCGGCTCCGACGGCACCTCCCGCCCCATCGCCGACATGCACCGGCACGGCCTCCTGCGCGACACCACCACCTTCGTCCACGGCAACGGCCTCGGCGACGACGAGCTGCGCATGATCGCCGACGCCGGCGGCTGGTTGTCCGTCAGCCCCGACGTCGAACTGAAGATGGGCTTCGGCGCACCCATGACCGGCCGGGCACTGGCCGCCGGACTGCGCCCCACCCTGTCCATCGACGTCGTCCCCTCCGTCGCCGGCGACATGTTCGCCGCGATGCGCGCCGCCCTCGCCGCCCAGCGCGGCCTCGACGGCACCCTCAACGCCCGCGACCTGATCGCGTCCGCCACCCTCGACGCCGCCGCCTCCTGCGGCCTCGACTCCCGCACCGGCAGTATCACCCCCGGCAAGGAGGCCGACCTCATCCTGCTGCGTACGGACGACGTGACCGTCTTCCCCGTCACCGACCCGGCCGGCTCCCTCGTCAGCGCCGGACACCCCGGGCTGGTCGACACCGTTCTGGTCGCGGGCCGCGTCGTCAAGCGCGACGGCGCCCTGGTCGGCGTGGACCTGCCCGCCCTGCGCGCCCGCCTGCTCGCGTCACGTGACCGGATCGCCCAGGCCGCCGGCGTTCCGCTCGACGGCACCTGGAACCCCCGGCCGTAG
- a CDS encoding aminotransferase class I/II-fold pyridoxal phosphate-dependent enzyme — protein sequence MPGKSTVTVHADREIHPGRAVAPPIFQTAAFSAEDAPAFAAGAVEPRGTDFYTRFGNPNHAQVAAVIADLEGTEAAMVTASGMAAVTTAVLALVSAGDHVIGQKSTYGGTASVLLNLLPRLGVDTTLVDQRDPEVFEKALVPTTRLILVETPSNPLLQITDLRAVADLARAHGVPTLADNTFATPLNQRPADFGIDVVWHSATKYLNGHTDVSAGVLAGPAEILDRIWDTSLLTGATLGPIDAWLLLRGLRTLPLRVPRHNENGQALAEALSRHPAVSRVHYPGLATHPQHKLALDQMNGFGGVLGVEFAGGYETADAFLGALRYPRRSASLGGVESLAVHPASMWAGMLSDEQITDAVPPGLVRLAAGTEDTADLVADALAAADTAARTTA from the coding sequence ATGCCGGGCAAGAGCACCGTCACCGTGCACGCCGACCGTGAGATCCACCCCGGCCGGGCGGTGGCGCCGCCGATCTTCCAGACGGCGGCGTTCTCGGCCGAGGACGCGCCCGCGTTCGCCGCGGGCGCCGTCGAGCCGCGGGGAACGGACTTCTACACCCGCTTCGGCAACCCCAACCACGCCCAGGTCGCCGCCGTCATCGCGGACCTGGAGGGCACCGAGGCGGCGATGGTCACCGCGTCCGGGATGGCCGCGGTCACCACGGCGGTGCTTGCCCTGGTCTCCGCCGGTGATCACGTCATCGGGCAGAAGTCCACGTACGGCGGCACCGCCTCGGTCCTGCTGAACCTGCTGCCGCGCCTGGGCGTGGACACCACGCTGGTGGACCAGCGTGACCCCGAGGTGTTCGAGAAGGCCCTCGTTCCCACCACCCGGCTGATCCTGGTGGAGACCCCGTCCAACCCGCTGTTGCAGATCACCGACCTGCGCGCGGTCGCCGACCTGGCCCGCGCCCACGGGGTGCCGACCCTGGCGGACAACACCTTCGCCACCCCCCTCAACCAGCGCCCGGCCGATTTCGGCATCGACGTGGTCTGGCACAGCGCGACGAAGTACCTCAACGGGCACACCGACGTCTCCGCCGGAGTGCTGGCCGGCCCGGCGGAGATCCTGGACCGGATCTGGGACACCAGCCTCCTCACCGGCGCCACCCTCGGCCCGATCGACGCCTGGCTGCTGCTGCGCGGCCTGCGCACCCTGCCCCTGCGTGTGCCCCGGCACAACGAGAACGGCCAGGCCCTGGCCGAGGCCCTGAGCCGGCACCCGGCCGTCAGCCGGGTCCACTACCCCGGACTGGCCACCCACCCCCAGCACAAGCTGGCCCTGGACCAGATGAACGGCTTCGGCGGCGTCCTCGGCGTCGAGTTCGCCGGCGGCTACGAGACGGCCGACGCGTTCCTCGGCGCCCTGCGCTACCCGCGACGCTCGGCCAGCCTCGGCGGCGTGGAATCCCTCGCCGTGCACCCTGCCTCCATGTGGGCCGGAATGCTCAGCGACGAGCAGATCACCGACGCCGTCCCCCCGGGCCTGGTCCGGCTGGCGGCCGGCACGGAGGACACCGCCGACCTGGTCGCCGACGCCCTCGCCGCAGCCGACACGGCCGCCCGCACGACCGCCTGA
- a CDS encoding Lrp/AsnC family transcriptional regulator: MDEMDRSILAVLERNGRINNNELAARVGLSPSPCLRRVRQLEEAGVIRGYRTVIDPAAVGRGLRVFAGVRLMRHIRADVVAFETEVMKLPEVIACHHITGNFDYLLHVEVADLPAYEDFHANHLAALPAVATVNSFVIMKTLDAT; encoded by the coding sequence ATGGACGAGATGGATCGGTCGATCCTGGCCGTACTCGAACGCAACGGCAGGATCAACAACAACGAGCTCGCCGCGCGGGTCGGGCTGTCCCCGTCGCCGTGCCTGCGGCGGGTACGGCAACTGGAGGAGGCCGGGGTCATCCGCGGCTACCGAACAGTGATCGACCCGGCCGCGGTCGGCCGGGGGCTGCGGGTGTTCGCCGGGGTGCGGCTGATGCGGCACATCCGCGCGGACGTCGTCGCCTTCGAGACCGAGGTGATGAAGCTGCCCGAAGTGATCGCCTGCCACCACATCACCGGCAACTTCGACTACCTGCTGCACGTGGAAGTGGCCGACCTGCCCGCGTACGAGGACTTCCACGCCAACCATCTCGCCGCGCTGCCCGCCGTGGCCACGGTCAACAGCTTCGTCATCATGAAGACCCTCGACGCCACCTGA
- a CDS encoding PhzF family phenazine biosynthesis protein, translated as MPRIRSFAQVDVFSAAAFRGNPVAVVLDGTDVSDEDMQGLARWTNLSETTFVLPPTTAGADYRLRIFTPHNELPFAGHPTLGAARAWLEEGGTPRHPEKVVQECAAGLVTVRREQDVLAFAAPPRIREGALEEAYVRQIAAAFGIPRERVLSHQWVDNGPGWAVVRLATAGEVLALEPDLSLIPDAMVGAIGAHPEGSGHDFELRTFAPGAGVAEDPACGSMNAGIGQWLTSTGAAPSSYRVSQGARLGRAASIGISADADGTVWVAGATTVCIRGTVTL; from the coding sequence ATGCCCCGTATCCGCTCCTTCGCCCAGGTCGACGTGTTCTCCGCGGCGGCCTTCCGCGGCAATCCGGTCGCGGTCGTCCTGGACGGCACCGACGTGAGCGACGAGGACATGCAGGGCCTGGCCCGCTGGACCAACCTGTCCGAGACCACGTTCGTCCTGCCTCCCACCACCGCGGGCGCGGACTACCGGCTGCGGATCTTCACACCGCACAACGAACTGCCCTTCGCCGGGCACCCCACCCTCGGCGCCGCACGCGCGTGGCTGGAGGAGGGCGGCACGCCCCGGCACCCGGAGAAGGTCGTGCAGGAGTGCGCCGCGGGCCTGGTCACCGTGCGCCGCGAGCAGGATGTGCTGGCCTTCGCCGCGCCGCCCCGGATCCGCGAGGGTGCGCTGGAGGAGGCGTACGTGCGGCAGATCGCGGCCGCGTTCGGAATCCCGCGCGAGCGGGTCCTGTCCCACCAGTGGGTGGACAACGGGCCCGGCTGGGCGGTGGTCCGGCTGGCCACCGCCGGGGAGGTCCTCGCCCTCGAGCCCGACCTGTCCCTGATCCCGGACGCCATGGTCGGCGCGATCGGCGCTCATCCCGAGGGGTCCGGGCACGACTTCGAGCTGCGCACCTTCGCCCCGGGAGCCGGTGTCGCCGAGGATCCCGCGTGCGGCAGCATGAACGCCGGGATCGGGCAGTGGCTCACCTCCACCGGCGCCGCACCGTCCTCCTACCGGGTCTCCCAGGGAGCCCGGCTGGGGCGGGCCGCCAGCATCGGGATCAGCGCCGATGCGGACGGCACGGTGTGGGTCGCCGGCGCGACCACCGTCTGTATCCGTGGCACCGTCACCCTCTGA
- a CDS encoding DUF6851 domain-containing protein, translating to MTTSSHTSDSGFTLGRRSLLIGGSTAAAMSMLALPHTAGAAGINGEPDPTVDFDLDTDNYIRWARPSTNEQATIPSVNAFVGSMDATLILWMAHVGALAAFDAVAPYHETAVGTHARIPRRPSSESATNRNMNIALFHSQYRIFEKMPLGGLEGPLGGLRDTMVALGLDPDDASENLTSPVGIANVAAKAVWNALKNDGMNVLGYEGGRKYHPLPWSDYTGYRPVNTPFELRNPSRWQPQLQAHRGRRVGGGHGDLGIYVAQHFVTPQAAVTQPHIYSDPARFRLAPPTFSDHRRTRAYKQAVDEILEASATLTDERKALAEVMDNKSWGLGYSATAAAQNYEKNHGEMGVFDWVAWSLQHSLATFGAMVAAWHQKRRYDAVRPISAVRHVYGRSKITAWGGPGRGTVTDLPANEWVGYLPVGDHPEYPSGSTTMCAAGSQAMRRYCDSEEVNWTLEFKAHKSLTEPGIVPARDLKVHFTTWSELNKACAESRVWGGVHFRETVERSMVFGEQFGDLAHEHVQRHITGNVKDRAGN from the coding sequence GCTCCACGGCCGCCGCCATGAGCATGCTGGCCCTGCCCCACACCGCCGGTGCCGCCGGCATCAACGGGGAGCCGGACCCCACCGTCGACTTCGACCTCGACACCGACAACTACATCAGGTGGGCCAGGCCCTCAACGAACGAGCAGGCCACCATACCGTCCGTCAACGCGTTCGTCGGCTCGATGGACGCCACCCTCATCCTCTGGATGGCCCATGTCGGGGCACTGGCGGCGTTCGACGCGGTGGCGCCGTACCACGAGACCGCGGTCGGTACGCATGCCCGGATCCCGCGCCGCCCCTCCAGCGAGTCCGCCACCAACCGGAACATGAACATCGCCCTCTTCCACTCCCAGTACCGCATATTCGAGAAGATGCCGCTGGGCGGGCTGGAGGGCCCCCTGGGCGGCCTGCGGGACACGATGGTGGCGCTCGGCCTGGACCCGGACGACGCCTCGGAGAACCTGACCAGCCCGGTCGGCATCGCCAACGTGGCGGCCAAGGCCGTCTGGAACGCCCTGAAGAACGACGGCATGAACGTCCTGGGCTACGAGGGCGGCCGCAAGTACCACCCGCTGCCCTGGTCGGACTACACCGGCTACCGGCCGGTGAACACCCCCTTCGAGCTGAGAAACCCCTCACGCTGGCAGCCGCAGCTCCAGGCCCACAGGGGCCGTCGCGTCGGTGGTGGCCACGGCGACCTGGGCATCTACGTTGCCCAGCACTTCGTGACCCCGCAGGCCGCGGTGACCCAGCCGCACATCTACAGCGACCCGGCCCGGTTCAGGCTCGCCCCGCCCACCTTCAGCGACCACCGCAGGACCCGGGCCTACAAGCAGGCCGTGGACGAGATCCTCGAGGCGTCGGCCACGCTCACCGACGAGCGTAAGGCGCTCGCCGAGGTCATGGACAACAAGTCCTGGGGCCTGGGCTACTCCGCCACCGCCGCCGCCCAGAACTACGAGAAGAACCACGGGGAGATGGGGGTGTTCGACTGGGTCGCGTGGTCGCTCCAGCACTCCCTGGCGACCTTCGGCGCGATGGTCGCCGCCTGGCACCAGAAGCGCAGGTACGACGCCGTGCGGCCGATCAGCGCGGTGCGGCACGTGTACGGCCGCAGCAAGATCACCGCCTGGGGCGGTCCCGGCAGGGGCACGGTCACCGACCTGCCCGCCAACGAGTGGGTCGGCTACCTGCCGGTCGGCGACCACCCGGAGTACCCCTCCGGCTCCACCACCATGTGCGCCGCCGGGTCGCAGGCGATGCGGCGCTACTGCGACTCCGAGGAGGTGAACTGGACGCTCGAGTTCAAGGCCCACAAGTCCTTGACGGAGCCGGGGATCGTCCCCGCCAGGGACCTCAAGGTGCACTTCACCACGTGGTCCGAGCTCAACAAGGCGTGCGCGGAGAGCCGGGTGTGGGGCGGTGTCCACTTCCGCGAGACGGTCGAGCGGTCCATGGTCTTCGGTGAGCAGTTCGGCGACCTGGCCCACGAGCACGTACAGCGACACATCACGGGCAACGTCAAGGACCGCGCCGGGAACTGA